The Perca flavescens isolate YP-PL-M2 chromosome 23, PFLA_1.0, whole genome shotgun sequence genome has a window encoding:
- the cpsf6 gene encoding cleavage and polyadenylation specificity factor subunit 6 isoform X2 produces the protein MADGVDHIDIYADVEEEFNQEADYPVHEQIDLYDDVISPSANNGDAPEDRDYLDTLPTPGGSEGGKSSQPNVVYTYTGKRIALYIGNLTWWTTDEDLTEAIRSVGITDVLEIKFFENRANGQSKGFALVCVASEASSRKLMELLSKRELHGQNPIVTPCNKQSLSQFEMQSRKSWCGSARSDGTQSGQMSGEGKAGPPGAGPRGGFPMGRGRGRFPGPPGPGGDRFPGPVGPGGPPPHFPGPGMRPDLIRHQDGPLMDMSFNPFPPGGRNGSWRGRGGMQGPPRPPPGPPGPPGPPPPGQGLPPPLAGPPNRGDRPPPPVLFPGQFGQPPMGPLPPGPPPPGYGPPPGPPPPQQGPPPPGPFPPRPPGPIGPPMALAPPPHMPGPPPGGPPPAPHVNPAFFPPPGNNNMPPNDSRGPPGPNDPYGRPPPYERGDYGPGGREMEASRTPLSEAEFEEIMNRNRAISSSAISRAVSDASAADYGSAIETLVTAISLIKQSKVSADDRCKVLISSLQDCLHGIESKSYGSASRRERSRERDHSRSREKSRRHKSRSRDRHEDYYRERSRERDRHRERDRDRDREREREYRHR, from the exons ATGGCGGACGGTGTGGATCACATCGACATCTACGCCGACGTAGAGGAGGAATTCAACCAG GAAGCTGACTACCCAGTCCACGAACAGATTGACCTGTATGATGATGTAATATCCCCATCAGCCAACAATGGTGATGCTCCAGAAGACCGCGACTACCTGGACACACTGCCTACACCAGGTGGCTCAGAGGGAGGGAAGAGTTCCCAGCCCAATGTGGTGTACACTTACACAGGCAAAAGGATTGCCCTGTACATAGGAAACCTCACATGG TGGACGACAGACGAGGACCTGACAGAAGCTATCCGGTCAGTAGGCATCACAGATGTGCTGGAGATCAAGTTCTTTGAAAACCGAGCCAATGGCCAGTCAAAAGG GTTTGCACTGGTGTGTGTGGCCTCGGAGGCATCATCCAGGAAGTTAATGGAGCTGCTGTCAAAGAGGGAGCTCCATGGTCAGAATCCCATCGTCACGCCGTGCAACAAACAGTCACTCAGCCAGTTTGAGATGCAGTCACGCAAAA GTTGGTGTGGAAGTGCGCGATCAGATG GTACCCAGTCAGGTCAGATGTCTGGGGAAGGTAAAGCTGGCCCCCCTGGCGCTGGCCCTCGTGGGGGTTTCCCCATGGGTCGAGGCAGAGGCAGGTTCCCTGGACCACCTGGCCCAGGTGGAGACCGCTTCCCTGGTCCTGTTGGGCCTGGAGGACCGCCACCACATTTCCCTG GCCCAGGGATGAGACCAGATCTGATTAGGCACCAAGATGGCCCTCTGATGGATATGAGTTTCAATCCCTTCCCGCCGGGGGGCAGGAACGGGAGCTGGCGTGGCAGAG GTGGAATGCAGGGTCCCCCACGTCCCCCTCCCGGTCCACCTGGTCCTCCAGGGCCTCCACCTCCTGGCCAGggcctcccccctcccctcgcTGGTCCTCCAAATCGTGGGGACAGGCCTCCTCCCCCAGTTCTCTTCCCTGGTCAGTTTGGCCAGCCTCCAATGGGACCCCTGCCCCCAGGCCCACCTCCTCCAGGTTATGGCCCTCCCCCTGGTCCCCCACCCCCTCAACAGGGCCCACCACCCCCAGGACCCTTCCCTCCACGCCCCCCTGGCCCAATTGGGCCCCCCATGGCTTTGGCGCCACCACCACACATGCCAGGTCCCCCACCAGGTGGACCACCACCAGCACCCCATGTCAACCCTGCCTTTTTCCCACCACCTGGCAACAACAACATGCCCCCCAACGACAGCCGAGGCCCCCCTGGACCAAACGACCCATACGGACGCCCGCCACCATATGAAAGAGGGGACTATGGTCCTGGAGGCCG ggAGATGGAGGCGTCGCGGACCCCTCTGAGTGAGGCAGAGTTTGAGGAGATCATGAACCGAAACAGAGCTATCTCCTCCAGTGCCATATCTAGAGCAGTGTCTGACGCCAGTGCAG CTGACTATGGAAGTGCTATAGAGACCTTGGTGACGGCGATTAGTCTGATTAAGCAGTCCAAAGTGTCAGCAGACGACCGCTGTAAGGTCCTCATCAGTTCCCTGCAGGACTGTCTTCACGGCATTGAGTCAAAAAGTTACGGTTCCGCTTCCAG GCGAGAACGTTCCAGGGAACGAGACCACAGCCGCTCTAGAGAAAAGAGCCGGCGTCACAAGTCCCGCAGTCGTGACCGGCATGAGGACTATTACCGAGAACGCAGCCGGGAGCGGGACCGTCATCGGGAGAGGGACCGTGACCGAGAccgggagagggagagagagtacAGACACCGCTAA